A region of Paenibacillus sp. 37 DNA encodes the following proteins:
- a CDS encoding murein hydrolase activator EnvC family protein codes for MKKTASLLAFTLLASLTLQPSDGYAKSSISDIDQQIQQLESKAASAKQEQKKAASNKKEAQHYKNKTNAYLKVVMEQINVVSDELASVSLQIENTEEDLRTTKKDLQAAEERIVAREKLLESRVRLMYTDGAVSYLDVLLSSTSFTDFLTRADSLKTIVDQDQHLLDEHKADKQLVVDKKAELDVQYAEAKSLYAQKKQRKSQLNEKEAEKQVLLASYDAKIEESEELTQEQEDVLMQIASKRSALLQEKNKLREQQAAAAAKAKAAAAARAKAAAKAPTRVSSDSSSEVTYSSGNGIFSKPVSGGRISSGFGPRTHPITGVVGKMHAGVDFAVPQGTSVHAASGGIVIMAEWYSGYGYTVIVDHGGGLWTLYGHLREGGFKVSKGDTVSKGDTIAESGNTGNSTGPHLHFEVRDNGTAVNPMNYL; via the coding sequence TTGAAAAAAACCGCTTCGCTGCTGGCCTTTACGTTATTGGCCAGTTTGACGCTTCAACCTTCTGACGGATATGCCAAGAGTAGCATCAGCGATATTGACCAACAGATTCAGCAACTGGAGAGCAAGGCGGCTTCTGCCAAGCAGGAGCAAAAAAAAGCGGCTTCCAACAAAAAGGAAGCACAGCATTACAAGAACAAAACCAACGCTTATCTGAAGGTTGTCATGGAACAGATCAATGTCGTTAGTGATGAACTGGCGAGTGTATCCTTGCAGATCGAGAACACGGAGGAAGATCTCCGTACAACGAAAAAAGATCTGCAAGCGGCAGAAGAACGCATTGTTGCAAGGGAAAAATTGTTGGAGTCACGCGTGCGCCTGATGTATACGGACGGTGCTGTATCCTATCTGGATGTATTGTTGTCCTCTACTAGCTTCACTGACTTCCTGACCCGTGCGGATTCACTCAAAACGATTGTGGACCAGGATCAGCATCTGCTGGATGAGCACAAAGCGGACAAGCAACTGGTCGTGGACAAAAAGGCAGAATTGGATGTGCAATATGCGGAAGCCAAGAGCCTGTATGCACAGAAGAAACAGCGCAAGTCCCAATTGAATGAAAAAGAAGCGGAAAAGCAAGTGCTTCTCGCTTCATATGATGCTAAAATTGAAGAGTCAGAAGAGCTGACACAAGAGCAGGAAGATGTGTTAATGCAGATTGCCAGCAAACGTTCGGCCCTTCTTCAAGAGAAAAATAAATTGCGTGAACAGCAGGCAGCCGCAGCGGCTAAAGCAAAAGCCGCAGCTGCTGCCCGGGCGAAAGCTGCAGCCAAGGCACCAACCAGAGTCAGCTCGGATAGCAGCAGTGAGGTTACCTATTCATCCGGTAATGGTATCTTCTCAAAACCAGTATCTGGAGGACGTATTTCTTCTGGATTCGGCCCCCGTACCCATCCAATTACGGGCGTAGTTGGTAAGATGCATGCAGGTGTCGATTTTGCTGTTCCTCAGGGAACTTCGGTTCACGCTGCTTCTGGCGGAATCGTGATCATGGCTGAATGGTATAGCGGTTATGGCTATACGGTTATTGTGGACCACGGCGGTGGACTATGGACGTTATATGGTCACTTGCGCGAAGGTGGATTCAAAGTCAGCAAGGGAGACACAGTAAGCAAAGGGGATACCATTGCTGAGTCAGGAAATACAGGGAACTCTACTGGACCTCATTTGCACTTTGAAGTGAGAGATAACGGTACCGCTGTAAATCCGATGAACTATTTGTAA
- the ftsX gene encoding permease-like cell division protein FtsX, translated as MNFSTLLRHLREGFKNVFRNGWMSVASIMSIIVSLLILGVFMLLVLNVNSMANQVDSQVEISTFLELNVDENLRNTLEQEISAMPEVSEIRFVSKEEGLKEFRERLGESADNVLSGFDVDNNPLPETIEVEVIEPETVTFVAQKIEALNEKHPEKPIMKVNYGKETVEVLFKFTKLVRNIGFIFVGGLGLMSMFLISNTIRVTILARRREIGIMKLVGATNTFIRWPFFIEGALIGFIGSVITVGVLFVGYSQLMKTIGQDVFMQMLNLIPLGEIWLLFGTLLIGLGVLVGILGSTLSIRKSLNV; from the coding sequence ATGAATTTTAGTACTCTCTTGCGCCATCTGCGGGAGGGATTCAAAAACGTATTCCGCAACGGCTGGATGTCTGTGGCCTCCATCATGTCCATCATTGTGTCGCTATTGATTCTTGGTGTGTTTATGCTACTGGTGCTCAATGTGAACTCCATGGCGAATCAGGTTGATAGCCAAGTGGAGATCAGCACGTTCCTCGAGCTGAATGTGGACGAGAACCTGCGTAACACACTGGAGCAAGAAATCAGCGCGATGCCTGAAGTAAGTGAGATTCGTTTTGTTTCCAAGGAAGAAGGACTCAAGGAGTTCCGTGAGCGTCTTGGAGAGAGTGCAGATAACGTGCTTAGCGGTTTCGATGTGGACAACAACCCACTGCCGGAGACCATTGAAGTTGAGGTCATTGAACCGGAAACCGTCACTTTTGTGGCGCAAAAAATCGAAGCTTTGAACGAAAAACACCCGGAGAAGCCGATCATGAAAGTGAACTACGGCAAGGAAACGGTGGAAGTGTTGTTCAAATTTACGAAACTTGTTCGTAACATCGGATTTATTTTTGTCGGGGGACTGGGTCTGATGTCCATGTTCCTGATCTCGAATACGATTCGCGTAACGATTCTGGCACGTCGCCGGGAGATCGGAATTATGAAGCTTGTTGGTGCAACCAATACCTTTATTCGCTGGCCTTTCTTTATTGAAGGTGCACTCATTGGATTTATTGGATCGGTCATTACGGTTGGGGTGCTGTTCGTTGGATACAGCCAGTTGATGAAGACGATTGGTCAGGATGTCTTCATGCAGATGCTTAACTTGATTCCGCTCGGCGAAATCTGGTTGCTGTTTGGAACACTGTTGATTGGACTCGGTGTGCTGGTAGGTATTTTGGGAAGTACACTGTCCATTCGGAAATCACTCAATGTTTAA
- the ftsE gene encoding cell division ATP-binding protein FtsE, whose protein sequence is MIEMQDVWKTYANGTHALQGVSVKIDRNEFVYIVGPSGAGKSTFMKLMYREEVPTKGQISINGFNIGKLKPRKIPYVRRNIGVVFQDFRLLPRMTAFENVAFAMEVIEAPKRHIKKRVMEVLDLVGLRSKANREPSQLSGGEQQRIAIARAIVNNPSVIIADEPTGNLDPETSWGIMQLLDEINFRGTTIVMATHNKDIVNTMRKRVIAIERGQIVRDQMRGEYGYEF, encoded by the coding sequence GTGATAGAAATGCAGGACGTGTGGAAGACCTACGCCAATGGGACCCACGCATTACAAGGGGTGTCGGTGAAGATCGACCGCAATGAATTTGTCTATATCGTCGGTCCGTCCGGCGCAGGTAAATCGACATTTATGAAATTGATGTACAGAGAAGAAGTTCCGACAAAAGGACAAATATCCATTAACGGATTTAATATTGGTAAGTTGAAGCCAAGAAAGATTCCTTATGTGCGTCGTAACATCGGCGTTGTGTTCCAAGATTTTCGTCTGCTGCCACGGATGACAGCATTTGAGAATGTGGCATTTGCGATGGAAGTTATTGAAGCGCCGAAACGTCATATCAAAAAACGGGTGATGGAAGTGCTCGACTTGGTGGGACTGCGGAGTAAGGCAAATCGCGAACCTTCACAGCTCTCGGGTGGAGAACAGCAACGTATTGCCATTGCACGGGCTATCGTCAATAACCCGTCGGTTATTATCGCGGACGAGCCTACGGGGAACCTCGATCCGGAGACGTCATGGGGGATTATGCAACTGCTGGATGAGATTAATTTCCGGGGGACAACCATTGTTATGGCGACCCACAACAAAGATATCGTAAACACGATGCGTAAACGGGTAATCGCCATTGAACGTGGACAGATTGTACGGGATCAGATGAGAGGGGAATACGGTTATGAATTTTAG
- a CDS encoding VanW family protein codes for MKKIHLTVIVLFSILLIGSASYGLLYMYVNQPALPKDVHVGGMLVEGKNRKNVLHELDEQIQKLEDWPVTFEVTEPTPQTMSYTAAQVGVSYNVNSLKTAIQQLEEGNLWERAYARYHFPKEFSLDMNYDSRPLQEHLSPAWEKETFGTPADAVRRITTSDKVQYIPEKGVRRIDWNTLTNLIQTKLHRDFSVLNPDEKPAPLLIHVPLYTLKPEVTLDSLRQEGIDRKIIQFSTGLGNSSEGRIHNVSAAAEAINGMILPPDATFDYEKVIRKAEKDYGFREAPVIVNGRLTPGIGGGICQVSSTVYNAALLTGLDIIERRNHSLPVKYLPKGLDATFASGAINFRFKNNTGKSLLIHAEVKNHQLMVKFFGTFPENVSYALESRTIETLSVPVKYVSSTVLPDGAQQVLQDGQPGYIVETVRTKRLDGKVVESKTITRDTYKAQNRLIARSGHSSLPDPQGPSVVEDGISDTKQP; via the coding sequence ATGAAAAAAATACATTTGACGGTCATTGTTCTATTCTCCATCCTCTTGATCGGCTCCGCGTCTTATGGATTGCTGTATATGTACGTGAATCAACCTGCCCTGCCCAAAGATGTTCATGTTGGCGGCATGCTGGTGGAGGGGAAGAATCGCAAGAACGTATTGCATGAATTGGATGAACAGATCCAAAAGCTGGAGGACTGGCCTGTCACCTTTGAAGTGACTGAACCCACCCCCCAGACGATGTCGTATACCGCAGCTCAGGTGGGGGTGAGCTACAACGTTAACAGCTTGAAAACCGCGATACAGCAGCTGGAGGAAGGTAACCTGTGGGAACGCGCTTATGCACGTTATCATTTTCCGAAAGAGTTCTCTCTCGATATGAACTACGACTCCAGACCACTCCAAGAACATCTCAGCCCTGCCTGGGAAAAAGAAACCTTCGGTACACCTGCGGACGCTGTTCGCCGCATTACCACAAGTGACAAAGTCCAGTATATCCCGGAAAAGGGCGTCCGCCGCATTGATTGGAATACACTCACAAATCTCATACAAACGAAGCTGCACAGGGATTTCAGTGTACTGAACCCGGATGAGAAACCTGCCCCATTGCTAATACATGTACCACTGTATACGCTGAAGCCTGAAGTAACCCTTGATTCGCTGCGCCAGGAAGGCATTGACCGAAAGATCATCCAGTTCTCCACGGGTCTGGGTAATAGTAGTGAAGGCCGCATACATAATGTCAGCGCAGCGGCGGAAGCGATTAACGGCATGATTTTACCACCGGATGCCACATTCGATTATGAGAAAGTCATCCGTAAGGCTGAAAAAGATTATGGGTTTCGTGAGGCCCCGGTCATTGTCAATGGAAGACTAACCCCCGGAATTGGCGGGGGAATCTGCCAGGTATCAAGTACAGTGTATAATGCAGCGCTATTGACGGGTCTTGATATTATTGAGCGTCGCAACCATTCCCTGCCGGTCAAATATTTGCCCAAAGGACTGGATGCCACCTTTGCGTCGGGAGCCATCAACTTTCGCTTCAAAAATAATACTGGAAAATCCTTACTCATTCATGCAGAGGTGAAGAATCACCAATTGATGGTGAAATTTTTCGGCACCTTCCCGGAGAACGTCAGCTATGCACTTGAATCTCGGACCATTGAAACATTAAGTGTTCCAGTAAAATATGTGTCTAGTACGGTACTGCCTGATGGTGCACAGCAGGTGCTGCAAGACGGACAGCCTGGATATATTGTGGAGACGGTAAGAACCAAGAGGCTGGACGGCAAAGTGGTCGAATCCAAAACGATTACACGGGACACGTACAAAGCTCAGAATCGCCTCATTGCCCGCTCCGGTCATAGCAGCCTACCTGACCCGCAAGGGCCTTCTGTGGTCGAGGACGGGATCAGCGATACAAAGCAGCCTTAA
- a CDS encoding MDR family MFS transporter, with translation MVARKNSIGLVLAGLLLSILMASMDNTIVATAMGDIVGKLGGLDKFVWVTSAYMVAEMAGMPIFGKLSDMYGRKKFFVFGIIVFMLGSALCGTATSIVELTMYRAIQGIGAGALVPIAFTIMFDVVAPESRGKLGGLFGAVFGLSSVFGPLLGAYITQYATWEWVFYINLPLGLIAFVFIAFFYKESHQHQSQQIDWLGAVTLIGAVVCLIFGLELGGKTFAWGSWQILGLFAGFVALALLFLFAETKAKEPIISFSMFRNRVYWSSNVIGMFSGAAFITASVYIPIFIQGVLGGKATNSGLVLLPMMLGSVVTASLGGVLMTKIKYRNIMIPTLALLVIGLGLLTTLDESSSLWTIRIYMVMVGLGVGASFSVLSNAAMNAFEPQRRGAASSTLNFLRSLGMTMGITIFGIVQSQVFTRKMNDALAGSAAEAGGTSAGGVPQGVDLTDPHALLSPELRQAIPPQVLDTITHALSSSIVQLFAWAVIPAALALVASFFMGKEKMVVGEEQGEYTGGH, from the coding sequence ATGGTTGCACGTAAAAACAGTATTGGATTGGTGCTGGCAGGGTTACTGCTCAGCATACTAATGGCTTCGATGGATAATACCATCGTGGCAACGGCTATGGGGGATATTGTCGGGAAACTGGGTGGGCTCGACAAGTTCGTCTGGGTTACCTCCGCGTACATGGTGGCTGAGATGGCAGGGATGCCGATCTTCGGTAAGTTATCCGATATGTATGGACGAAAGAAGTTTTTTGTATTTGGTATTATTGTGTTTATGCTCGGCTCAGCACTGTGCGGAACGGCAACGTCTATTGTGGAATTGACGATGTACAGAGCGATTCAGGGTATTGGTGCGGGTGCCTTGGTGCCGATTGCCTTTACGATTATGTTTGATGTCGTTGCACCAGAATCTCGTGGTAAATTGGGTGGGTTGTTTGGAGCGGTCTTTGGTCTGTCCAGCGTCTTTGGACCATTGCTTGGTGCTTATATTACTCAGTATGCGACATGGGAATGGGTATTCTATATCAACCTGCCACTCGGCTTGATTGCATTTGTGTTTATTGCATTCTTCTACAAAGAGTCTCATCAGCATCAATCCCAACAGATCGACTGGCTGGGTGCTGTAACGCTGATCGGTGCTGTTGTGTGCCTGATCTTTGGTCTGGAACTGGGCGGCAAAACGTTTGCCTGGGGTTCCTGGCAGATTCTTGGCTTGTTTGCCGGATTTGTAGCATTAGCGCTGCTTTTCCTGTTTGCAGAAACCAAAGCCAAAGAACCAATCATCTCCTTCAGCATGTTCCGCAACCGGGTCTACTGGTCCAGTAACGTTATTGGTATGTTCAGTGGTGCGGCGTTCATTACAGCATCCGTGTACATTCCGATCTTTATACAGGGGGTACTTGGTGGTAAAGCGACCAACTCCGGTCTCGTACTTTTACCGATGATGCTGGGGTCCGTTGTGACGGCGTCCCTGGGCGGTGTGCTCATGACCAAAATCAAATATCGCAATATCATGATTCCTACGTTGGCCTTACTTGTCATTGGACTCGGATTGCTGACTACGTTGGATGAGAGTTCTTCCCTCTGGACGATACGTATCTACATGGTGATGGTTGGTCTGGGTGTCGGTGCTTCGTTCTCCGTACTTAGCAATGCAGCCATGAATGCATTTGAACCGCAAAGACGCGGAGCCGCAAGCTCCACACTTAACTTTTTGCGGTCACTCGGTATGACAATGGGGATTACGATCTTTGGTATCGTCCAGAGCCAGGTGTTTACACGCAAAATGAATGATGCCCTCGCTGGTTCAGCTGCGGAAGCAGGTGGTACTTCAGCGGGTGGCGTGCCGCAGGGAGTGGATCTGACCGATCCACATGCGTTGCTCTCACCAGAGCTCAGACAGGCGATTCCGCCTCAGGTGCTGGATACCATCACACATGCTCTATCTTCTTCCATCGTGCAGTTATTTGCCTGGGCTGTGATTCCGGCTGCACTCGCGTTGGTCGCTTCCTTCTTCATGGGAAAAGAGAAGATGGTTGTAGGCGAAGAGCAAGGCGAATACACCGGCGGTCACTAA
- a CDS encoding polymer-forming cytoskeletal protein: MEERNKRNDLNVAGISQTAGGNFHRVSIDGMAKVNGNLDCTSMEVNGTLKMHGALSSESATINGMCTLNGPLTSSRVRVDGMTTINGDLHSPELEVNGKCTVRGRVDGERIDIGGVIDIEGDVQCESLNVRGNIKISGFLNAGTVEIRLHTSSSAKEIGGERIDIRRKEQQNGFWKSIGLGGTPSFKTSLIEGDEIVLEDTEADIVRGSNIFIGRGCNIRLVEYSGELEVDQDAKVGSSQRI, translated from the coding sequence ATGGAAGAGCGGAATAAGCGGAATGATCTGAATGTGGCGGGCATAAGTCAAACGGCAGGCGGGAATTTTCACCGTGTATCTATTGATGGCATGGCTAAGGTGAACGGTAACCTGGACTGCACCTCTATGGAAGTGAATGGAACATTGAAGATGCACGGCGCTTTAAGCTCCGAGAGTGCAACGATTAACGGCATGTGTACGTTGAACGGCCCCTTGACCAGTTCGCGTGTTCGTGTGGATGGTATGACAACAATTAACGGAGATCTTCATAGCCCTGAGCTTGAAGTGAACGGGAAATGCACCGTACGGGGAAGAGTGGATGGGGAACGTATTGATATTGGCGGTGTGATTGATATTGAAGGGGATGTGCAATGCGAGTCCCTGAATGTACGAGGCAATATTAAGATCAGTGGCTTTTTGAATGCAGGAACGGTGGAGATCCGACTTCACACATCTTCTTCGGCTAAAGAGATTGGCGGAGAGCGTATCGATATTCGTCGCAAGGAACAACAGAATGGATTTTGGAAAAGTATTGGCCTGGGCGGGACTCCATCGTTTAAGACATCCTTAATTGAAGGTGATGAGATTGTGCTGGAAGATACCGAAGCTGATATTGTTCGGGGGAGTAACATTTTTATCGGTCGCGGCTGTAACATCAGGCTGGTCGAGTATTCAGGTGAACTTGAGGTAGATCAGGATGCCAAGGTGGGCAGCAGTCAGCGAATTTAA
- a CDS encoding YhbD family protein, which yields MTEDLISKKELLDLTGISYGQLYRWKRKNLIPEEWFIRKSSYTGQETFFPKQQILLRIDKILNMKDGLSLDELADVFSPTLGEVEMSAEQLLERNIVSQISLDLLKEAGREQQLYALEQIMMLYVLDKLLMSGDITRQEGALLIDVMSEHYYRFTGKPSELVLIRKMGVPSFMLVTAGTEFYFDNGVKVVLRQPMGTFMEELKLKLG from the coding sequence ATGACGGAAGATTTGATCTCCAAGAAAGAATTGTTGGACCTGACAGGAATCTCATACGGCCAGTTATACCGTTGGAAGCGGAAAAATCTCATTCCGGAAGAATGGTTCATTCGGAAGTCGTCCTACACCGGACAAGAGACCTTTTTTCCAAAACAACAGATTTTACTGCGCATTGACAAGATTCTCAATATGAAAGACGGATTATCACTGGATGAGCTGGCAGACGTGTTCTCACCTACGTTGGGTGAAGTGGAGATGTCTGCAGAGCAACTGTTAGAGCGAAACATTGTTTCACAAATCTCGCTGGATCTATTGAAAGAAGCAGGTCGGGAACAACAGTTGTATGCTTTGGAGCAGATTATGATGCTCTACGTCCTTGATAAGCTGTTAATGAGCGGAGATATTACTCGGCAAGAGGGTGCGTTGCTGATCGATGTGATGTCTGAACATTATTATCGTTTTACAGGCAAACCCAGCGAACTCGTGCTTATTCGTAAGATGGGTGTTCCTTCATTCATGCTGGTAACAGCAGGAACGGAGTTTTATTTTGACAATGGTGTGAAAGTGGTTCTTAGGCAGCCGATGGGAACATTTATGGAAGAATTAAAACTCAAATTGGGATAA
- a CDS encoding alpha/beta hydrolase, which yields MALIKCDFYSDTLGLSTSMHVILPQQTHNQIGMENVTGKGLHPTLYLLHGLSDDDSIWLRRTSIERYVANLGIAVVMPQVHRSFYTDMVEGGQYWTFISEELPSLARSFFPLSPKREDNFVAGLSMGGYGAFKLALRKPDQYAAAASLSGALDMSAHMDRNASSALQQTELQRIFGPEVAGTENDLIHLLKENQSGESPRPLLYQCCGTEDFLYEDNQTFRQACEQTNFELTYEEGPGEHEWGYWDTKIQDVLKWLPLQKRD from the coding sequence ATGGCACTTATTAAATGTGATTTTTACTCCGATACACTTGGGCTGAGTACCAGCATGCATGTCATTCTGCCGCAACAAACCCACAATCAGATCGGTATGGAGAACGTGACAGGCAAAGGACTTCATCCAACCCTGTACCTGTTACACGGTCTATCGGATGATGATTCCATCTGGCTGCGCCGCACATCGATTGAACGTTATGTAGCGAACCTTGGAATCGCCGTTGTAATGCCGCAGGTACATCGCAGCTTCTATACGGATATGGTCGAAGGCGGACAATACTGGACGTTTATCAGCGAAGAACTGCCCTCACTTGCTCGTTCTTTCTTCCCTCTATCACCAAAGCGTGAAGATAACTTCGTTGCTGGATTATCCATGGGTGGTTATGGCGCATTCAAGCTGGCCCTTCGTAAACCGGATCAATACGCGGCAGCTGCAAGTTTGTCCGGAGCACTCGATATGTCTGCACATATGGATAGAAACGCATCCTCCGCATTACAACAGACGGAGTTACAACGGATTTTTGGACCAGAGGTGGCAGGCACTGAGAATGATCTGATTCATCTGTTAAAAGAAAATCAATCTGGCGAAAGTCCTCGACCTTTGCTCTACCAATGTTGCGGAACGGAAGATTTCCTGTATGAGGATAATCAAACTTTCCGTCAAGCCTGTGAACAAACGAACTTCGAATTAACATACGAGGAAGGGCCTGGCGAACATGAGTGGGGCTATTGGGATACCAAGATTCAGGATGTATTGAAATGGTTGCCTTTACAAAAGCGCGATTAG
- the argH gene encoding argininosuccinate lyase: MSKLWGGRFTKQTNHLVEEYTASINFDKALAEEDIQGSLAHVTMLGKCGILPAEDVETIKEGLITVLHKIRAGEVEFSVSDEDIHMNIEKNLIETIGPVGGKLHTGRSRNDQVATDMHLYLRERVVGFVGMLHSLQEALIGQAKDNLDTIVPGYTHLQRAQPILFAHHLMAYVSMFQRDAERLMDSYKRINILPLGAGALAGTTFPIDRHFVAEQLGFDGVYENSLDAVSDRDFIVEFLAAASLIMTHLSRLSEELVLWSSTEFGFVELDDAFCTGSSIMPQKKNPDVPELVRGKTGRVYGNLIGLLTVLKSLPLAYNKDMQEDKEGMFDTVATLEGALQLFAPMIATMTVNKDRMRQAVNQDFSNATDIADFLVGEGLPFRQAHEVIGKTVLYCIQNSKYLLDLTIDEFRQFSPLFDERIYDVLQPEAVVNARNVYGGTASGQVAEAIGRSEKVLEITEQWITNRG, encoded by the coding sequence GTGAGCAAGCTGTGGGGAGGACGTTTTACAAAACAAACCAATCATTTGGTTGAGGAATATACGGCATCGATTAACTTTGACAAAGCTTTGGCTGAGGAAGACATTCAAGGAAGTCTGGCCCATGTGACGATGCTGGGCAAATGTGGTATTCTTCCGGCGGAAGATGTAGAGACCATCAAAGAAGGACTGATCACCGTTCTGCACAAAATCCGTGCGGGTGAAGTGGAATTCTCCGTATCGGACGAAGACATCCACATGAATATTGAGAAAAACCTGATCGAGACGATTGGCCCTGTAGGTGGCAAGTTACATACAGGCCGTAGCCGGAACGACCAAGTTGCAACGGATATGCACCTATACTTGCGTGAGCGCGTGGTTGGATTTGTAGGCATGCTGCATTCCTTACAGGAAGCACTGATTGGACAAGCAAAAGATAACCTCGATACCATTGTACCGGGTTATACGCATCTTCAACGGGCACAGCCGATTCTGTTCGCCCATCACCTGATGGCGTATGTCTCCATGTTCCAACGGGATGCGGAGCGTCTGATGGACAGCTACAAACGCATTAACATCCTGCCACTGGGCGCAGGTGCGCTTGCAGGCACAACATTCCCGATTGACCGTCATTTTGTGGCGGAACAACTGGGCTTTGATGGCGTGTACGAGAACAGTCTGGACGCAGTAAGTGACCGTGACTTTATCGTTGAGTTCCTGGCAGCCGCTTCCCTCATCATGACTCACTTGTCCCGTCTGAGTGAAGAGCTGGTACTGTGGAGCAGCACGGAGTTTGGGTTTGTTGAACTGGACGATGCGTTCTGCACAGGCAGCAGCATTATGCCTCAGAAGAAAAACCCGGATGTTCCTGAACTCGTTCGTGGTAAAACAGGACGTGTGTACGGCAACCTGATCGGTTTGCTGACGGTATTGAAATCTCTTCCACTGGCATACAACAAAGACATGCAGGAAGACAAAGAAGGCATGTTTGACACAGTAGCGACGCTGGAGGGTGCGCTGCAACTGTTTGCTCCAATGATCGCAACAATGACAGTGAACAAGGATCGGATGCGTCAAGCGGTCAACCAGGATTTCTCCAACGCTACGGATATTGCCGACTTCCTCGTGGGCGAAGGCTTGCCTTTCCGTCAGGCGCATGAAGTGATTGGTAAAACGGTACTGTACTGCATCCAGAACAGCAAGTATTTGCTGGATCTGACGATTGATGAATTCCGTCAGTTCTCACCACTGTTTGATGAACGCATCTATGATGTGCTGCAACCGGAAGCAGTAGTGAACGCTCGTAATGTTTACGGCGGGACAGCTTCGGGTCAAGTTGCTGAAGCGATTGGACGCAGTGAGAAGGTACTGGAAATTACCGAGCAATGGATTACGAACCGCGGTTAA
- a CDS encoding argininosuccinate synthase, protein MAKEKIVLAYSGGLDTSVILKWLKETYDAEIIAFTADIGQKDELDGLEEKALATGASKVYIDDLRDEFAKDFIYPMFQAGALYEGQYLLGTSIARPLIAKRMVDIARAEGATAIAHGATGKGNDQVRFELNAAALTPDINVIAPWRLEEFRNQFPGRAEMIAYAEKHGIPVTASAAKPYSTDRNLLHISYESGVLEDPWFDPSADENKDMFLLSSAPEDAPDQAEYVELEFEQGDCVALNGERLSPLQVMEQLNELGGKHGIGRVDMVENRFVGMKSRGVYETPGGTILFTAHRKMESITMDREVMNLRDSLITRYSTLVYNGFWFAPERLALQALVTESQKNVTGTVRVKLYKGNIIGAGVKSPVSLYNPDIATMEADPTQAYDQGDATGFIRLNALRLKVNSGVEQNKN, encoded by the coding sequence ATGGCTAAGGAAAAAATTGTGCTCGCGTATTCAGGCGGGTTGGACACATCTGTAATTTTGAAATGGTTGAAAGAAACATATGATGCTGAGATTATCGCTTTCACTGCGGATATCGGACAAAAGGATGAATTGGATGGCTTGGAGGAAAAAGCACTGGCAACAGGCGCTTCCAAAGTATACATTGACGATCTACGCGATGAATTCGCAAAAGATTTCATCTATCCGATGTTCCAGGCGGGTGCCCTCTATGAAGGACAATACCTGCTTGGCACAAGTATTGCTCGTCCACTGATCGCTAAACGCATGGTGGATATCGCTCGTGCAGAAGGCGCTACAGCCATCGCTCACGGCGCTACGGGTAAAGGAAATGACCAAGTTCGCTTTGAGTTGAACGCGGCTGCGCTGACACCAGACATTAACGTCATTGCACCTTGGCGTCTGGAAGAATTCCGTAACCAATTCCCGGGACGTGCGGAGATGATTGCTTACGCTGAGAAACATGGTATTCCGGTAACGGCATCTGCGGCTAAACCATACTCCACAGACCGTAACTTGCTGCATATCAGCTATGAGAGCGGTGTGCTAGAAGATCCTTGGTTCGATCCAAGCGCGGACGAGAACAAAGATATGTTCCTGCTGAGCAGTGCACCTGAAGATGCACCAGATCAAGCGGAATATGTTGAGCTTGAATTCGAACAAGGCGACTGTGTTGCTCTGAACGGTGAGCGCTTGAGCCCGCTGCAAGTAATGGAGCAACTGAACGAGCTGGGTGGCAAACATGGCATTGGTCGTGTAGATATGGTTGAGAACCGTTTTGTTGGTATGAAGAGCCGTGGCGTGTACGAAACACCAGGTGGAACAATCTTGTTCACTGCTCATCGCAAAATGGAATCCATCACGATGGACCGTGAAGTGATGAACCTGCGTGATAGCCTGATCACACGTTACAGCACACTGGTATACAACGGTTTCTGGTTCGCACCGGAACGTCTGGCGCTGCAAGCGCTGGTGACTGAAAGCCAGAAGAACGTAACAGGTACCGTTCGTGTGAAATTGTATAAAGGCAACATCATCGGCGCAGGTGTGAAAAGTCCTGTCAGCCTCTACAATCCGGACATCGCAACGATGGAAGCTGATCCAACGCAAGCTTACGATCAAGGCGATGCAACAGGCTTTATCCGCCTGAATGCACTGCGTTTGAAAGTAAACTCCGGTGTGGAGCAAAACAAAAACTAA